ATACGCTCGTGGCCATTCAAGGCGAAGGCGTGGTGCTCGATGAGCCATCCGTCGTGGCGTTGCAGCAAGGCAGCCGAAAAGTGCTAGGCCGCGGAACGGCTGTCGGCAAACTCGCCAAACAGATGCTCGGCCGCACACCAGATTCGATCATCGCGGTACGCCCCATCCAGGATGGCGTCATCACCGACTTCGAGCTTTGCGAAGCGATGTTACGGTACTTCATTCAAAAAGCCGGTCGCACGACTCCCGGATTCAGGCCCAACGTCGTCATCGCCGTTCCGGGCAGCATCACCAATGTAGAAAAGCGAGCCGTCTTCAATAGTGCCGAACGTGCGGGTGCGGGACGTGTTTACCTGATCGATGAATCAAAAGCCGCCAGCATCGGAGCGGGGCTTCCGATCTCGGAACCGCTGGCCAGCATGATCTGTGACATTGGCGGCGGCACGACAGAAGTCGCGGTGCTCAGTCTGGCCGAAATCGTTTCCAGTAAATCGCTACGCGTCGCGGGCGATGAACTAGACCAGGCGATCGTCGACTACATGAAACAACATTTCGCCTTGCGAATCGGCGAACAATCGGCCGAACAGCTCAAAATCAAAATTGGCTGCGCCTATCCGCTGGACCAGGAACAAACCTGCGAAATCCGCGGCCTCGATATCGTCAGTGGCGTGCCCCGCAAAGCCATTGTGACCAGCGAACAGATTCGTGAAGCACTCCGACAGCCGCTGGAAAACATCATGACCTGCATCAAGAGTGTCATCGAACAGTGCGATCCAGAACTAGTCGCCGACCTTTCAGACACCGGAATGGTTCTCTCTGGTGGCACCGCCCTGCTACCCGGTTTGTCACTGCTGTTTCAGGAGCAACTGGGCATCCCCGTTCGAGTCGCCAAGGACCCGCTGCGGGCCGTCGTCCGGGGAGCCGCGATCTGCATCGAACACCTGGCGCAATGGAAGGATGGTCTCGAAACCAGCAATCGAAATCTGTGAACGTCGACACAAGGCATCTGAGCATCTGTCTGCCACGAAAAACGCGAACGGGCCATGAAATCACGCATTTTTCTTACTGCATTCGGGCTGACGCTGATTGGCGCCGGCCTGCACTTTGCCCCCCATAATGTGGCGACGGGCCTGCGCGGCGCCATTCAAGACATCATGCGCCCCGGTTGGCAGGTCGCTCGCTTCGCAAAAGACGCATTTGCCCGGCAATTGCCTCATTTGAACGTCTCCTCGCCCGTTCGATCCGACCAGAATTGGGAGGATCTGGCCGATCAGCTTGCCGCCGAACAGGAACGCAGCCGAGCTTTGCAGACACGACTCGCTCAATTGTGCGAACGCTACGTGTCTGATGAAGAGATCACGCGCGCGAGCGCCAAATCAGACCGCCTGCTGCTGCCGTCACTCGTCGAAGTGGCCATCCTGGGCGACACCCTGTCGGAACAGTGGCGCGCCGGGAAGTTTCTCGATCAGGGTTCCAAAAATGGCCTGCGAGAAAATGAACTCGTCCTGTCGACCCGCAAGTCTCGCAAAACATTGATCGACTTCGGCGAAGATGCCAGTATTTCCACCGAAGACGCACTCCTGCTGGGACGCTACGTCATCGGCAAAGTCGAAAACGTCGGCAAGTGGACCAGCACCGTGCTGCTCGTGACCGACGCCCACTATCGCGGTCGGGCACAACTCATTCGTGAAACGGATGACGGGCAATTCGTATTTGGCGAAGCGCGAGGCATTTTAAAGGGCCAAGGCGGCCCGTTGTGTAAGCTTGAGGGGATTCCCGCCGAGAGTTCCGTTCATCTTCACGATGCCGTTTACACCGCAGAACGAGACGGCATCCTTCCCACACCGCTTTACTATGGTGAAGTCGTCGAAGCCACACTCGGTTCGGACGATCGCGAATGGACGGTGCTCGTCAAACCGGTCTCACTCCCCACGTCGCTCACCA
This genomic interval from Schlesneria paludicola DSM 18645 contains the following:
- the mreB gene encoding rod shape-determining protein, translating into MLNRLRRWLSPDLAIDLGTANTLVAIQGEGVVLDEPSVVALQQGSRKVLGRGTAVGKLAKQMLGRTPDSIIAVRPIQDGVITDFELCEAMLRYFIQKAGRTTPGFRPNVVIAVPGSITNVEKRAVFNSAERAGAGRVYLIDESKAASIGAGLPISEPLASMICDIGGGTTEVAVLSLAEIVSSKSLRVAGDELDQAIVDYMKQHFALRIGEQSAEQLKIKIGCAYPLDQEQTCEIRGLDIVSGVPRKAIVTSEQIREALRQPLENIMTCIKSVIEQCDPELVADLSDTGMVLSGGTALLPGLSLLFQEQLGIPVRVAKDPLRAVVRGAAICIEHLAQWKDGLETSNRNL
- a CDS encoding rod shape-determining protein MreC; its protein translation is MKSRIFLTAFGLTLIGAGLHFAPHNVATGLRGAIQDIMRPGWQVARFAKDAFARQLPHLNVSSPVRSDQNWEDLADQLAAEQERSRALQTRLAQLCERYVSDEEITRASAKSDRLLLPSLVEVAILGDTLSEQWRAGKFLDQGSKNGLRENELVLSTRKSRKTLIDFGEDASISTEDALLLGRYVIGKVENVGKWTSTVLLVTDAHYRGRAQLIRETDDGQFVFGEARGILKGQGGPLCKLEGIPAESSVHLHDAVYTAERDGILPTPLYYGEVVEATLGSDDREWTVLVKPVSLPTSLTKVQVLRTALNPDRMAVSE